One Turneriella parva DSM 21527 genomic region harbors:
- a CDS encoding succinate dehydrogenase/fumarate reductase iron-sulfur subunit, translating into MKIKLKVWRQKNKDDKGKFHDYQLDNVNEHMSFLEMLDVLNENLTHKGEEPVAFSHDCREGICGSCGVVIDGKPHGPERGTATCQLHMRKFKDGDALTVEPWRAKAFPVLKDLVVDRSAFDRIQQAGGYITVNTGSAPEANLTPIPKPIADEAFLAAACIGCGACVAACKNASAMLFVAAKVSHLALLPQGKAERAERVRKMVAAMDAEGFGNCTNTGACEAECPKEISISHIARMNREYASAELVSQY; encoded by the coding sequence ATGAAGATCAAACTCAAAGTCTGGCGCCAGAAGAACAAAGACGACAAGGGCAAGTTTCATGACTACCAGCTCGACAACGTCAACGAGCACATGTCGTTTCTTGAGATGCTCGACGTTCTGAACGAAAACCTCACGCACAAGGGCGAAGAGCCGGTTGCGTTCAGCCACGACTGCCGCGAAGGCATTTGCGGCTCATGCGGCGTCGTGATCGACGGCAAACCGCACGGCCCGGAGCGCGGCACGGCGACCTGCCAGCTGCACATGCGCAAATTCAAAGACGGCGACGCCCTCACCGTCGAGCCATGGCGCGCCAAAGCTTTCCCTGTGCTGAAAGACCTGGTGGTCGACCGCTCGGCTTTCGACCGCATTCAACAAGCCGGTGGATATATCACCGTCAATACCGGCAGCGCACCTGAAGCAAATCTCACACCGATTCCGAAGCCGATTGCCGACGAAGCATTTCTGGCCGCTGCCTGTATCGGTTGCGGCGCCTGCGTAGCAGCGTGTAAGAATGCCTCGGCGATGCTGTTTGTTGCCGCCAAGGTTTCACACCTTGCGCTGCTGCCGCAGGGCAAGGCAGAGCGGGCAGAGCGCGTGCGTAAGATGGTCGCCGCGATGGATGCCGAAGGTTTCGGTAATTGCACCAACACCGGTGCGTGCGAAGCCGAATGCCCGAAAGAAATTTCTATATCGCACATCGCGCGCATGAACCGCGAATACGCCAGCGCCGAACTCGTCAGCCAGTACTGA
- a CDS encoding peptidylprolyl isomerase — protein MASRAFFTRLALLAALLPLTEACSKTPKNKAEAMKEVKEKMRKDTNPVAVIETTLGTITVELYRHAAPKTVENFVSLAKGEREFTDTDGKPAKRPYYDGLVFHRVIPNFMIQGGDIKGNGTGGPGYQFADEINAKALGLDKMKVSASPMAMQEVGQVARTEVFKKLNIQSQQDLTAKQKEAEALFKSEQAKWGEKSLEELYTARGITYTPGLESESNTKGSLSMANAGPNTNGSQFFISVADNIYLDGKHTVFGRVIGGLDIAEAITKVERDQQDRPKKTVVMKKVTILEN, from the coding sequence ATGGCGAGCCGCGCGTTTTTTACCCGCCTCGCGCTTCTGGCAGCCTTGCTGCCCTTAACCGAAGCGTGCAGCAAGACTCCCAAAAACAAGGCAGAAGCAATGAAAGAAGTAAAAGAAAAAATGCGCAAAGATACCAACCCGGTTGCAGTCATCGAAACGACTTTAGGCACCATTACGGTAGAACTCTACCGCCACGCAGCGCCCAAAACAGTAGAGAACTTTGTTTCGCTGGCCAAAGGCGAAAGAGAATTCACCGACACTGACGGTAAGCCTGCGAAACGCCCCTATTACGACGGCCTCGTCTTTCACCGCGTGATACCCAACTTCATGATTCAGGGCGGCGACATCAAGGGTAACGGTACCGGCGGCCCCGGCTACCAGTTTGCCGACGAGATTAACGCCAAGGCCCTCGGCCTCGATAAGATGAAGGTATCGGCTTCGCCCATGGCGATGCAAGAGGTTGGGCAGGTTGCACGCACTGAAGTCTTCAAGAAACTCAATATTCAAAGCCAGCAAGACCTGACCGCGAAACAAAAAGAAGCCGAAGCGCTGTTCAAGAGCGAGCAGGCCAAGTGGGGCGAAAAATCGCTCGAAGAATTATACACTGCCCGCGGTATCACATACACGCCGGGCCTCGAGTCTGAATCGAATACCAAGGGTTCGCTTTCGATGGCAAATGCCGGCCCGAATACGAACGGTAGCCAGTTCTTCATCAGCGTAGCCGATAACATCTACCTCGATGGCAAGCACACGGTATTCGGTCGCGTGATCGGCGGTCTCGACATCGCCGAAGCGATCACGAAAGTCGAACGCGACCAGCAAGACCGACCTAAAAAAACTGTCGTGATGAAAAAAGTCACGATACTGGAAAATTGA
- the argC gene encoding N-acetyl-gamma-glutamyl-phosphate reductase, with protein sequence MNNKLKLGILGAGGFTGQELIRILSRHDRAELAYLTSSEYAGKKLVEVFPALLTPGAETLAFSAHPQVVGDVPKLDAIFLATPDEVSLKWAPLFVGQGIRVIDIAGAFRLKNSEDFKSYYGLDHNAPAALAEAVYGMPETSRAAIKTANLVANPGCYPTAALLPLYVYRDLIDFSKPVIVDAKSGTSGAGGRKEKDGLGYSTVYENFRAYKTAKHQHAPEIAQQLALFAGQKVSLRFTPYLLPMYRGILSTAYIVPKAAATDADFRSAALAVKEPFLRYRASVDSIELKSVQHTNFCEFSHHFDAESGLVEIVSAIDNLMKGAAGQAVQNMNLMFGLEETTGVY encoded by the coding sequence TTGAATAACAAACTGAAGCTGGGTATTCTGGGCGCCGGTGGCTTCACCGGGCAAGAACTCATTCGTATTCTCAGCCGCCATGACCGTGCCGAGCTCGCCTACCTTACTTCGTCTGAATATGCGGGTAAGAAGTTGGTTGAGGTTTTTCCTGCGCTTTTAACCCCCGGGGCAGAGACGCTCGCCTTTTCGGCGCACCCGCAGGTTGTGGGTGATGTGCCAAAACTCGACGCCATATTTCTCGCCACGCCCGATGAAGTTTCTCTCAAATGGGCGCCGCTCTTTGTCGGGCAGGGTATTCGTGTCATCGATATCGCGGGCGCGTTCAGACTCAAAAACAGTGAGGATTTCAAAAGCTACTACGGCCTTGACCACAATGCGCCCGCGGCGCTGGCAGAGGCTGTGTATGGCATGCCAGAAACGAGCCGCGCCGCTATCAAAACCGCTAATCTTGTCGCAAACCCCGGGTGCTACCCGACCGCTGCGCTGCTGCCGCTATACGTTTACCGCGACCTGATCGATTTTTCAAAGCCGGTTATCGTCGATGCAAAGAGCGGTACCTCTGGGGCGGGTGGGCGCAAAGAAAAAGATGGCCTCGGCTATTCGACAGTCTATGAGAACTTTCGCGCGTACAAGACGGCAAAACACCAGCATGCTCCCGAAATCGCGCAGCAGCTCGCGCTGTTTGCAGGTCAAAAAGTCTCTCTCAGATTCACGCCCTACCTTCTACCCATGTATCGCGGCATACTCTCGACTGCGTATATAGTCCCAAAGGCCGCCGCTACCGACGCCGATTTTCGATCCGCAGCTTTGGCGGTGAAAGAGCCTTTTTTGCGCTACCGCGCGAGCGTCGATTCGATTGAGCTCAAGTCAGTGCAACACACGAACTTCTGCGAATTTTCACACCATTTCGACGCAGAGAGCGGCCTGGTAGAAATTGTCTCTGCGATTGACAACCTGATGAAGGGTGCGGCAGGGCAGGCAGTACAGAATATGAACCTCATGTTTGGGCTTGAAGAAACAACAGGAGTATACTGA
- a CDS encoding SixA phosphatase family protein — MKKQQEYTELAQKEKLIKTVFLVRHAKAEPQDVKKSDHERRLVDKGMRHAEKMASLVAGFRFPPEVICTSSAARAKETAAIFAEALKIKDSVEVADDLYSSSAQSYLQKIQKTGDETHAMMLVGHNPVLEDLLVMLTSRSPFHCKMPTCGIAIIHFHVTLWSEIRPATGILRSLLYPKLFLE; from the coding sequence TTGAAGAAACAACAGGAGTATACTGAATTGGCGCAAAAAGAAAAACTCATTAAGACGGTGTTTCTGGTACGGCATGCAAAGGCCGAACCGCAAGACGTAAAAAAAAGCGATCATGAGCGCCGGCTGGTCGACAAGGGTATGCGCCATGCAGAAAAGATGGCTTCCCTGGTTGCCGGGTTTAGATTTCCCCCCGAGGTTATTTGCACTTCTTCAGCGGCGCGCGCCAAAGAAACTGCGGCAATTTTCGCCGAAGCGCTGAAAATTAAAGACTCGGTTGAAGTCGCTGACGACCTCTATTCGTCTTCTGCGCAGTCGTACCTGCAGAAAATTCAGAAAACCGGTGATGAAACCCATGCGATGATGCTCGTCGGGCATAACCCCGTGCTCGAAGACCTGCTTGTGATGCTTACCTCAAGATCCCCGTTTCACTGCAAAATGCCCACCTGCGGTATCGCGATTATTCACTTTCACGTAACGCTCTGGTCAGAGATCAGACCGGCGACAGGTATTCTGCGTTCGCTACTCTATCCAAAACTTTTTCTCGAATAG
- a CDS encoding RDD family protein translates to MTSIQYAGFWRRLVAALLDQIVLTVGRAFIYGALALIVYAGLYLFEARDHQNLAFAITGGFLWFLDIWLTWIYYALMESSSLQGTLGKLALGIRVYHRDQTRALTFEEATVRYFAKILSRLTLLIGYILCAFSSRKQGLHDFIGRSVLVVR, encoded by the coding sequence ATGACCTCAATTCAATATGCCGGGTTCTGGCGCCGGCTTGTCGCGGCCCTGCTCGACCAGATAGTGCTGACCGTGGGCCGGGCCTTTATCTACGGGGCCCTCGCGCTGATCGTCTATGCAGGCCTCTACCTGTTCGAAGCGCGCGACCACCAGAATCTGGCATTTGCCATCACAGGGGGATTTCTCTGGTTTCTGGATATCTGGCTCACCTGGATATATTACGCACTCATGGAAAGCTCTTCGCTGCAAGGCACATTGGGCAAACTCGCGCTGGGCATTCGCGTTTACCACCGTGACCAAACGCGTGCGCTCACCTTTGAAGAAGCGACGGTGCGCTATTTTGCCAAAATTCTGAGCCGCCTGACGCTTTTGATTGGCTATATTCTCTGCGCGTTCAGTTCACGCAAACAGGGCCTGCACGACTTTATCGGGCGTTCTGTGCTCGTGGTCAGATAA